From a region of the Helianthus annuus cultivar XRQ/B chromosome 5, HanXRQr2.0-SUNRISE, whole genome shotgun sequence genome:
- the LOC110940071 gene encoding serine/threonine-protein phosphatase PP1 isozyme 2 — MAQNGEGMNPALLDDIINRLLEFRQARTARQVQLSEAEIRLLCTTSREIFLQQPNLLELEAPIKICGDIHGQYGDLLRLFEYGGFPPESNYLFLGDYVDRGKQSLETICLLLAYKIKYPENFFLLRGNHECASINRIYGFYDECKRRFNVRLWKTFTECFNCLPVAALIDDKILCMHGGLSPDLTNLDQIRNLTRPTDVPDSGLLCDLLWSDPSRDVKGWGMNDRGVSYTFGADKVAEFLMQHDMDLVCRAHQVVEDGYEFFADRQLVTIFSAPNYCGEFDNAGTMMSVDESLMCSFQILKPADRKPRFL, encoded by the exons ATGGCTCAAAATGGAGAGGGGATGAACCCTGCTTTACTCGATGATATCATCAACCGGTTGTTGGAGTTTCGTCAAGCGAGAACCGCTCGCCAGGTTCAGCTCTCGGAGGCTGAGATCCGGTTGCTTTGTACCACTTCTCGTGAAATCTTTCTCCAACAGCCCAATCTTTTGGAGCTCGAAGCTCCGATTAAGATCTGTG GCGACATTCATGGACAATACGGGGATCTGTTAAGGTTATTTGAATACGGAGGATTTCCTCCCGAATCAAATTATCTATTCCTGGGTGATTACGTGGACCGTGGCAAGCAAAGTCTGGAAACCATATGTCTTTTACTCGCCTACAAAATCAAATACCCCGAAAACTTCTTCCTTCTAAGAGGAAACCATGAATGTGCTTCAATCAACAGGATATACGGATTCTATGATGAATGTAAACGCCGTTTCAATGTTCGACTTTGGAAAACGTTTACCGAGTGTTTCAACTGTCTTCCTGTGGCTGCTCTTATAGATGACAAAATACTATGTATGCATGGTGGTCTTTCTCCTGATCTAACGAACCTAGATCAGATAAGAAACTTGACCCGCCCGACGGATGTTCCGGATTCTGGTTTGCTTTGTGATTTACTTTGGTCGGATCCTAGTAGGGATGTTAAGGGGTGGGGGATGAATGATAGGGGCGTGTCCTACACTTTTGGTGCTGATAAGGTGGCTGAGTTCTTAATGCAGCATGATATGGACCTTGTTTGTCGTGCTCATCAG GTTGTTGAAGATGGATACGAGTTCTTTGCTGATAGACAGCTTGTTACTATATTCTCAGCCCCAAATTACTGCGGTGAATTTGATAACGCTGGTACGATGATGAGTGTTGATGAAAGCTTAATGTGTTCTTTTCAAATCTTGAAGCCAGCTGATAGAAAACCTAGATTTTTGTGA